A single genomic interval of Lathyrus oleraceus cultivar Zhongwan6 chromosome 7, CAAS_Psat_ZW6_1.0, whole genome shotgun sequence harbors:
- the LOC127105801 gene encoding zinc finger protein CONSTANS-LIKE 16, whose amino-acid sequence MITDMKSGGADAGALGAKTARACDSCLRRRARWFCAADDAFLCHGCDNLVHSANQLASRHERVRLQTASAKVTTTTATAKAWHSGFTRKARTPRHNKNSSIQQQQQRLKEKILFNTSFLPLVPELGGEEEEEDRERGLLVDINEIEEEEEEQLLCRVPVYDVDPFDLENCNVKNDAADFEDMCDLDSFCEFDVDLAEFAANVESLLGVGSSEIHENSTEQVFDYKQENEMDPSKNEILKVKDEELDDLESVFDMTSDEVFHWNMDHDESMVHQEKEFMPLSNSSVGVSESVITKEETKRERFLRLNYEDVISAWSRQGSPSLWTTANPPKFNSDDDSWQNFLGSSGVDGEIRSIRGNLIGSNGDGGREARVSRYREKRRTRLFAKKIRYEVRKLNAEKRPRMKGRFVKRTTCFAGGATPFPTNYH is encoded by the exons ATGATAACCGATATGAAAAGTGGTGGTGCAGATGCAGGTGCCTTGGGAGCCAAGACAGCGAGAGCTTGTGATAGCTGTTTGAGACGAAGAGCTCGTTGGTTTTGTGCTGCTGATGATGCTTTTCTTTGTCATGGTTGTGACAACTTGGTTCATTCGGCTAATCAGTTAGCGAGTAGACACGAGAGGGTTCGTCTTCAAACCGCGTCTGCTAAGGTGACTACGACGACAGCAACAGCAAAAGCGTGGCATAGTGGATTCACTAGAAAAGCAAGAACGCCGCGTCATAATAAGAATTCGTCGAttcaacaacagcaacaacggCTTAAGGAGAAGATTCTTTTCAATACTAGTTTTCTTCCGCTAGTTCCTGAGCTCGGAGgcgaagaagaagaagaagatcGAGAACGGGGATTGCTAGTTGATATTAATGAGATTGAGGAGGAGGAGGAAGAGCAGTTGCTGTGTCGCGTCCCGGTTTATGATGTCGACCCTTTTGATTTAGAGAATTGTAATGTGAAAAATGATGCTGCTGATTTTGAGGACATGTGTGATTTGGATAGTTTCTGTGAGTTTGATGTTGATCTTGCTGAGTTTGCAGCTAATGTTGAAAGTTTACTTGGTGTTGGGAGTAGTGAGATTCATGAGAATTCAACGGAACAAGTGTTTGATTATAAACAAGAGAATGAAATGGATCCATCCAAAAATGAAATATTAAAGGTTAAAGATGAAGAACTTGATGACTTGGAATCGGTTTTTGATATGACAAGTGATGAAGTTTTTCATTGGAATATGGATCATGATGAATCAATGGTACACCAAGAGAAAGAGTTTATGCCTTTGAGTAATAGTAGTGTTGGTGTTAGTGAGAGTGTTATTACTAAAGAGGAAACAAAAAGAGAGAGATTTTTGAGACTAAACTATGAAGATGTTATTAGTGCTTGGTCTAGGCAAGGCTCTCCTTCTCTATGGACTACCGCAAACCCACCTAAGTTCAACTCCGATGATGATTCATGGCAAAATTTCTTG GGTTCAAGTGGTGTAGATGGAGAAATAAGAAGCATAAGAGGGAACTTAATAGGAAGTAATGGAGATGGAGGAAGAGAAGCAAGAGTATCAAGGTATAGAGAGAAAAGAAGAACACGTTTGTTTGCAAAGAAGATAAGATATGAAGTAAGGAAATTGAATGCAGAGAAGAGACCAAGAATGAAAGGTCGTTTTGTTAAGAGAACAACATGTTTTGCTGGAGGAGCAACTCCATTTCCAACTAATTATCACTGA